One genomic segment of Luteimonas galliterrae includes these proteins:
- a CDS encoding DUF418 domain-containing protein, whose translation MNQDAHLMPVAGNERIQTMDVLRGFALLGILLMNIEGFVGPLMESLTGVNTRFTGADRTMDAIIYVLVQGKFITLFSLLFGMGFAVMLERAQARGANGTGLYARRLLALLGIGLVHVLLIWSGDILVSYALLGFLLLLFFRRTPVSRLPKWGVAAVLLPLLLMWLWAGSLHLAQSDPQAAAEVQKGMAEQGRQVAAMIDAQRQAYGSGTYAQAVAQRAQDFGFMMFGLMFFGPLVLGMFLFGAWFVRSGAIRDPASRLPLYRRLLIVGLGLGLPLMLWSFWTHPTHSMSEMSLGSAASQTAGQVANVLMCFGYFSAIVLLMQRPAWRARLGWFAPAGRMALTNYLMQSVICTVIFYGYGLGYFEQLPRAWQPLFVLAVFALQVLWSRWWLSRYRYGPMEWLWRWLTYLERPAMRLAPA comes from the coding sequence ATGAATCAGGACGCGCACTTGATGCCGGTCGCCGGCAACGAACGTATCCAGACCATGGATGTGCTGCGCGGTTTCGCGCTGCTCGGCATCCTGCTGATGAACATCGAAGGCTTCGTCGGCCCGCTGATGGAATCGCTGACCGGGGTCAATACGCGCTTCACCGGCGCCGACCGGACGATGGACGCGATCATCTACGTCCTGGTGCAGGGCAAGTTCATCACCCTGTTCTCGCTGTTGTTCGGCATGGGCTTCGCGGTCATGCTCGAGCGCGCGCAGGCGCGCGGCGCCAACGGCACAGGCTTGTACGCGCGGCGGCTGCTGGCGCTGCTCGGCATCGGCCTGGTGCACGTGCTGCTGATCTGGTCCGGGGACATCCTGGTGTCCTACGCGCTGCTCGGCTTCTTGCTGCTGCTTTTCTTTCGCCGCACGCCGGTCTCGCGGCTGCCGAAATGGGGCGTCGCGGCCGTGCTCCTGCCGCTGCTGCTGATGTGGTTGTGGGCGGGCAGCCTGCACCTGGCGCAATCGGATCCGCAGGCGGCCGCCGAAGTGCAGAAGGGCATGGCCGAACAGGGCCGGCAGGTCGCCGCGATGATCGATGCGCAGCGCCAGGCGTACGGATCGGGCACCTACGCGCAGGCCGTCGCGCAGCGCGCGCAGGATTTCGGCTTCATGATGTTCGGGCTGATGTTCTTCGGGCCGCTGGTGCTGGGCATGTTCCTGTTCGGCGCCTGGTTCGTGCGCAGCGGCGCGATACGCGACCCGGCTTCGCGCCTGCCGTTGTACCGGCGCCTGCTGATCGTCGGGCTGGGACTCGGGCTGCCGCTGATGCTGTGGTCGTTCTGGACGCATCCCACCCACAGCATGTCCGAGATGAGCCTGGGCTCGGCGGCATCGCAGACCGCCGGCCAAGTCGCCAACGTGCTGATGTGCTTCGGCTATTTTTCGGCCATCGTGCTGCTGATGCAGCGTCCCGCCTGGCGCGCAAGGCTGGGTTGGTTCGCGCCCGCCGGACGCATGGCGCTGACCAACTACCTGATGCAATCGGTGATCTGCACGGTGATCTTCTACGGCTACGGGCTGGGCTACTTCGAACAATTGCCGCGCGCCTGGCAACCGTTGTTCGTGCTGGCCGTATTCGCATTGCAGGTGTTGTGGAGCCGCTGGTGGCTATCGCGCTACCGCTACGGGCCGATGGAGTGGCTGTGGCGCTGGCTGACTTACCTGGAACGTCCAGCGATGCGCCTGGCTCCCGCGTGA
- a CDS encoding FKBP-type peptidyl-prolyl cis-trans isomerase, with protein MKIEKDRVVSFHYTVSEQGQEALESSKEREPLQILIGHGNIIPGLEKALDGHEAGDSFGVDVAAADAYGERRDGLTQRVPKKHFGAQRLEPGMQVVLNTNFGPRAVTIEKVGMSVVDVDLNHPMAGKALHFDIEIVAVREASAEEIEHGHVHGEGGHAH; from the coding sequence ATGAAAATCGAGAAAGACCGCGTCGTCAGTTTCCACTACACCGTTTCCGAGCAGGGTCAGGAAGCGCTGGAGAGCTCCAAGGAGCGCGAGCCGCTGCAGATCCTGATCGGCCACGGCAACATCATCCCGGGCCTGGAAAAGGCGCTGGACGGGCACGAGGCCGGCGACAGCTTCGGCGTGGACGTGGCCGCGGCCGACGCTTACGGCGAGCGCCGCGACGGCCTGACCCAGCGCGTGCCGAAGAAGCACTTCGGCGCCCAACGCCTGGAGCCGGGGATGCAGGTCGTGCTGAACACCAACTTCGGTCCGCGTGCGGTGACCATCGAGAAGGTCGGGATGAGCGTGGTCGATGTCGACCTCAACCATCCGATGGCGGGCAAGGCGCTGCATTTCGATATCGAGATCGTGGCAGTGCGCGAGGCCAGTGCGGAAGAGATCGAGCATGGGCATGTGCATGGCGAGGGCGGGCACGCGCATTAG
- a CDS encoding C40 family peptidase — MSKAAHYPDTRPPAPARVAAACVALIALLALGACGREDVRPSRGGRAVAPQRQWPVVTPADPAAANAVLMRALSLVGTPYRYGGNTPQGGFDCSGLVNYVYRDMLDLKLPRTSRELARVQGPKIAPERLAAADLVFFGSGGAVSHVGIYVGEGRFVHAPSTGGTVRLDHLDGAYWRDHYSGARRVLQ; from the coding sequence ATGAGTAAGGCCGCACATTATCCGGACACTCGCCCGCCCGCGCCAGCGCGCGTAGCGGCCGCGTGCGTGGCGCTGATCGCGCTGCTAGCGCTGGGCGCCTGCGGGCGCGAGGACGTGCGCCCCTCGCGCGGCGGACGCGCGGTGGCGCCGCAGCGCCAGTGGCCGGTCGTCACGCCTGCGGACCCCGCCGCCGCCAATGCCGTGCTGATGCGCGCGCTCAGCCTGGTCGGCACGCCCTACCGTTACGGCGGCAATACGCCGCAGGGCGGCTTCGACTGCAGCGGCCTGGTCAACTACGTCTATCGCGACATGCTGGACCTGAAGCTGCCGCGCACCTCGCGCGAACTGGCCCGGGTACAGGGGCCCAAGATCGCCCCCGAGCGGCTCGCCGCGGCAGATCTGGTTTTCTTCGGCAGCGGCGGCGCGGTCAGCCACGTCGGCATTTATGTCGGCGAGGGCCGCTTCGTCCATGCCCCCAGCACAGGCGGCACGGTGCGACTGGATCACCTGGACGGCGCCTACTGGCGCGACCACTACAGCGGCGCCCGGCGTGTGTTGCAGTGA
- a CDS encoding C40 family peptidase, with the protein MTTNDSGRQAATRLPRPGRLRPLLFSLLCAASLPVLANQATLDNNGSLTNANTASPAMADAMALSDRALLEATVDLRAVAYEGAAMAPNTSAVPASGRMQALLQKALALLGTPYRWGGTSPDGGFDCSGMVGYVFRSALGIELPRVSREMAKDGMKVDRSALAVGDLVFFSRRGKRVDHVGIYVGDGRFVHAPRTGRDVTVSSLTEGYWSRKFMQARRVAEI; encoded by the coding sequence GTGACGACAAACGACTCCGGCCGCCAAGCCGCCACCCGTCTCCCCCGCCCGGGTCGCCTCCGCCCCCTCCTCTTCAGTCTGCTGTGCGCCGCTTCGCTGCCGGTGCTGGCCAACCAGGCCACGCTGGACAACAACGGCAGTCTGACCAACGCCAATACCGCCAGCCCGGCCATGGCCGATGCGATGGCCCTGTCCGACCGCGCCCTGCTGGAAGCCACCGTCGACCTGCGCGCGGTCGCGTACGAGGGCGCGGCCATGGCGCCGAACACCAGCGCCGTGCCCGCCTCCGGACGCATGCAGGCGCTGCTGCAGAAGGCCCTGGCCCTGCTCGGTACGCCCTATCGTTGGGGCGGCACCTCGCCCGACGGCGGCTTCGACTGCAGCGGCATGGTCGGCTACGTATTCCGCAGCGCGCTGGGCATCGAACTGCCGCGCGTGTCGCGCGAGATGGCGAAAGACGGCATGAAGGTCGATCGCTCCGCTTTGGCGGTCGGCGACCTGGTGTTCTTCAGCCGCCGCGGCAAGCGCGTCGACCACGTCGGCATCTATGTCGGCGACGGCCGCTTCGTGCACGCGCCGCGCACCGGCCGCGACGTCACCGTATCCAGCCTCACCGAGGGTTACTGGAGCCGCAAGTTCATGCAGGCCAGGCGCGTCGCCGAGATCTGA
- a CDS encoding acyl-CoA thioesterase has translation MSGHQRELNFRFLAEPTDVNYGGKVHGGVVMKWIDQVGYAAAVGWSGKYSVTVAVGGIRFVAPIRISDLVTVSAKLVYTGTSSMHFSVDVRARDPMDDEGDRLCTHCVIVFVALDGVEGKPTPVPDWVPQTDDDRRLAEYATKVMELSKGIEQTIASYRA, from the coding sequence ATGAGCGGACACCAGCGCGAACTCAATTTCCGTTTCCTGGCCGAACCCACCGACGTCAACTACGGCGGCAAGGTGCACGGCGGCGTGGTGATGAAGTGGATCGACCAGGTGGGCTACGCCGCGGCGGTCGGCTGGAGCGGCAAGTACAGCGTCACGGTCGCGGTGGGCGGCATCCGCTTCGTTGCGCCGATCCGGATCAGCGATCTGGTGACCGTTTCTGCCAAGCTGGTCTACACCGGCACCAGCAGCATGCATTTTTCGGTCGACGTACGCGCGCGCGATCCGATGGACGACGAAGGCGACCGGCTGTGCACGCATTGCGTGATCGTATTCGTGGCGCTGGACGGCGTGGAGGGCAAGCCCACGCCGGTGCCGGACTGGGTGCCGCAGACCGACGACGACCGCCGCCTGGCCGAGTACGCGACCAAGGTCATGGAGTTGAGCAAGGGGATCGAGCAGACGATCGCGAGTTATCGCGCTTGA
- a CDS encoding DUF6644 family protein — translation MEPAGWLAALEASAFAAWMRGAGSAYAVANLVHLLGLTLLLGSMLMLDLRLLGLGRRLPLPEVSRLLTPFAGVGLALQAGSGFALFAADAVPLSGNGAFRIKLAAIALALANAVLFRIRWSDSLVSWDVSPPLAGRIQAALSLALWLSVAAAGRLIAYT, via the coding sequence GTGGAACCCGCAGGCTGGTTGGCGGCGCTCGAAGCGTCCGCGTTCGCGGCATGGATGCGCGGCGCGGGCAGCGCTTATGCGGTGGCCAATCTGGTGCATCTGCTCGGGCTGACCTTGCTGCTCGGTTCTATGCTGATGCTGGACCTGCGCCTGCTCGGACTCGGTCGCCGACTGCCGTTGCCGGAAGTCTCGCGCCTGCTGACGCCGTTCGCAGGGGTCGGATTGGCGCTGCAGGCGGGCAGCGGCTTCGCGCTGTTCGCGGCCGATGCGGTGCCGCTTTCCGGCAACGGCGCTTTCAGGATCAAGTTGGCCGCGATCGCGCTGGCGCTGGCCAATGCCGTGCTGTTCCGCATCCGGTGGTCGGACTCGTTGGTTTCGTGGGACGTTTCGCCGCCGCTGGCCGGCCGCATCCAGGCGGCGTTGTCGTTGGCGCTTTGGCTGTCCGTCGCCGCGGCCGGCAGATTGATCGCCTACACTTGA
- a CDS encoding DUF6152 family protein, whose translation MRRIIAVLWLVAALFAAPVLAHHGWGSYDASKVMRFDAAPVEVRYRNPHAEITVDYRGQRWVAVLAPTSRMESRGLAEDALKVGKAITVEGYPRKDGTRELRAERIVVDGKTIELR comes from the coding sequence ATGCGCCGCATCATCGCCGTCCTCTGGCTCGTCGCCGCGCTGTTCGCAGCGCCGGTCTTGGCCCATCACGGCTGGGGTTCGTACGACGCGAGCAAAGTCATGCGCTTCGACGCCGCGCCGGTCGAGGTGCGCTACCGCAATCCGCATGCGGAGATCACGGTCGATTACCGCGGCCAACGTTGGGTGGCGGTGCTGGCGCCGACTTCGCGCATGGAATCGCGCGGCCTCGCCGAGGACGCGCTGAAAGTCGGCAAGGCCATCACCGTCGAAGGCTATCCGCGCAAGGACGGCACCCGCGAACTGCGGGCCGAGCGCATCGTCGTGGACGGCAAGACCATCGAATTGCGCTGA
- the bla gene encoding subclass B3 metallo-beta-lactamase gives MTSLRLCFAVCCLSLLTSAFAADPVLPQSKAYETDDSWRQPVAPFRIADSTWYIGTQGLSAVLVKTPQGAVLIDGGMPQAAEMLLARMKTLGVAPGDLKYILYSHAHTDHIGPLAAIKRATGARVIGNAESAALLARGGSDDIHFGDDLLFPPVRVDRFVMDGETVELGGLRFKVHFTPGHTPGSVSWTWDDRRDDKPVHIAYVDSLSAPGYRLIDNPRYPRIVEDYRRSFATVRALPCDLLLTPHPDASGWTPAATATPHPQPTTCRAYADGAERKLEGELKKQRDAAR, from the coding sequence ATGACCTCGCTCCGCCTGTGTTTCGCCGTCTGTTGCCTGTCGTTGCTGACGTCCGCGTTCGCCGCCGATCCGGTGCTGCCGCAGTCGAAGGCCTACGAAACGGACGACAGCTGGCGGCAGCCGGTGGCGCCGTTCCGCATCGCGGACAGCACCTGGTACATCGGCACTCAAGGCTTGAGCGCGGTACTGGTGAAAACGCCGCAGGGCGCGGTGCTGATCGACGGCGGCATGCCGCAGGCGGCGGAGATGCTGCTGGCGCGCATGAAGACGCTGGGCGTGGCGCCGGGCGATTTGAAGTACATCCTTTACAGCCACGCGCACACCGATCACATCGGCCCCTTGGCCGCGATCAAGCGCGCCACCGGCGCACGCGTGATCGGCAACGCCGAATCGGCGGCGCTGCTGGCCAGGGGCGGCAGCGACGACATCCATTTCGGCGACGATCTGCTGTTTCCGCCGGTGCGCGTGGACCGTTTCGTGATGGATGGCGAAACGGTCGAACTCGGCGGCCTGCGCTTCAAGGTCCACTTCACGCCCGGCCACACGCCGGGCAGCGTGAGCTGGACTTGGGACGACCGGCGCGACGACAAGCCTGTGCATATCGCCTATGTCGACAGCCTCAGCGCTCCCGGCTACCGGTTGATCGATAATCCGCGCTACCCGCGCATCGTCGAAGACTATCGCCGCAGTTTCGCAACGGTGCGCGCGTTGCCCTGCGACTTGCTGTTGACGCCGCATCCCGACGCCAGCGGCTGGACGCCCGCCGCGACCGCCACACCGCATCCGCAGCCGACGACCTGCCGCGCCTATGCGGACGGCGCCGAGCGCAAGCTCGAGGGGGAACTGAAGAAGCAGCGGGACGCGGCGCGCTGA
- a CDS encoding NUDIX hydrolase encodes MPYTPIVATLGYVLSPDGRRVLMLHRNSRPDDHHIGKYNGLGGKIEPDEDVLAGMRREIHEEAGIVCDELQLRGTISWPGFGKHGEDWLGFVFAVTRFTGTPLERNPEGTLEWVDIDRLHELPMWEGDREFLPLVFDADPRPFHGVMPYRDGKMVSWRYSRA; translated from the coding sequence ATGCCGTACACGCCGATCGTCGCGACCCTTGGCTACGTGTTGTCGCCCGACGGCCGCCGGGTGCTGATGCTGCACCGCAATTCGCGCCCGGACGATCACCACATCGGCAAGTACAACGGCCTGGGCGGCAAGATCGAGCCCGACGAGGATGTGCTGGCCGGCATGCGCCGCGAGATCCACGAAGAGGCCGGCATCGTCTGCGACGAACTGCAGTTGCGCGGCACGATCAGCTGGCCGGGCTTCGGCAAGCATGGCGAGGACTGGCTGGGCTTCGTGTTCGCGGTGACGCGCTTCACCGGCACGCCGTTGGAGCGCAATCCGGAGGGCACGCTGGAGTGGGTCGACATAGACCGTCTGCACGAGTTGCCGATGTGGGAGGGCGACCGCGAATTCCTGCCTTTGGTTTTCGATGCCGATCCGCGCCCATTCCACGGGGTGATGCCCTACCGCGACGGCAAGATGGTCTCCTGGCGCTACTCGCGCGCGTAG
- a CDS encoding GNAT family N-acetyltransferase: protein MSEEIELVERFPGVDDYLRLRSAAGMHPKTLQAATRALPNTLYGISLVRGGEPVAMGRIIGDNGCFFTIVDIAVIPELQGRGLGKRIMAALDAWLQRNVPESAYVTLIADGDAKYLYSKFGFVESAPVAVNMEYVMGPNGERNTDHLK, encoded by the coding sequence ATGAGCGAAGAGATCGAACTGGTCGAGCGTTTTCCCGGCGTGGACGACTATCTGCGTTTGCGCAGCGCTGCCGGCATGCACCCGAAGACGCTGCAAGCCGCGACGCGCGCTTTGCCGAACACGTTGTACGGGATAAGCCTGGTGCGCGGCGGCGAGCCTGTGGCGATGGGCCGCATCATCGGCGACAACGGCTGTTTTTTCACCATCGTGGACATCGCGGTGATCCCGGAGCTGCAGGGGCGCGGCTTGGGCAAGCGCATCATGGCCGCGCTGGACGCATGGTTGCAGCGCAACGTGCCCGAATCGGCCTATGTCACGCTGATCGCGGATGGCGACGCCAAATATCTGTACAGCAAGTTCGGCTTCGTCGAGAGCGCCCCGGTAGCCGTCAATATGGAATATGTGATGGGGCCGAACGGCGAGCGCAATACGGATCATTTGAAGTAA
- a CDS encoding dicarboxylate/amino acid:cation symporter produces the protein MPMLKWWFRIPFWQRVLAGFVLGALAGWLFGADAKTWFEPLGDVYVNLIKMIAIPLVFFAVISAVGSLHGQKSIAALGGRTFAWFAITAVLAVCVGLAFGWAMKPGSGVSGLQIAADYKPKQVPTPTEMLFNIVPQNPFRALSAIDAGRTADGQSVLVPDNGTVLQVIFFAGLIGFAFVKLGEKTANLRRLMGEASETMIQVTRFVLEFTPIGTFGLIAGLVGAYGFEKLLPLGSFVVALYAACAFHIVVVYTGLLLAHGLNPLKFFRGAAPAMQVGFVASSSFAALPVSLRSVTHNHGVDRDYAAFAVPLGASIKMDGCGAIYPALAAVFIAQYAGIELSMTQYLIIVLASVLGSFGTAGVPGTAVIMATVVLSAAGLPLEAIGYLYAIDRILDMMRTMTNVTGQMLVPVLVAKETGLLDREVYEAASSNVGIAEGEKAEVKEPAR, from the coding sequence ATCCCGATGCTCAAGTGGTGGTTCCGCATTCCGTTCTGGCAGCGCGTGCTGGCCGGTTTCGTATTGGGCGCGCTGGCCGGCTGGCTGTTCGGCGCCGACGCCAAGACTTGGTTCGAGCCGCTGGGCGACGTGTACGTCAACCTGATCAAGATGATCGCGATCCCGCTGGTGTTCTTCGCGGTGATCAGCGCGGTCGGTTCGCTGCATGGGCAGAAGTCGATCGCCGCGCTCGGCGGGCGCACCTTCGCCTGGTTCGCGATCACCGCGGTGCTGGCGGTCTGCGTCGGCTTGGCGTTCGGCTGGGCGATGAAGCCGGGCAGCGGCGTCAGCGGCCTGCAGATCGCGGCGGACTACAAGCCCAAGCAGGTGCCGACGCCGACCGAGATGCTGTTCAACATCGTGCCGCAGAATCCCTTCCGCGCGCTATCGGCGATCGATGCCGGCAGGACCGCCGACGGGCAATCGGTGCTGGTGCCGGACAACGGCACGGTGCTGCAGGTGATCTTCTTCGCCGGCCTGATCGGTTTCGCCTTCGTCAAGCTGGGCGAGAAGACCGCCAACTTGCGCCGGCTGATGGGCGAAGCCAGCGAGACCATGATCCAGGTGACGCGGTTCGTGCTCGAGTTCACGCCGATCGGCACCTTCGGCCTGATCGCCGGGCTGGTCGGCGCCTACGGCTTCGAGAAACTGCTGCCGCTGGGCAGTTTCGTGGTCGCGTTATACGCGGCTTGCGCGTTCCACATCGTGGTCGTGTATACCGGGCTGCTGCTGGCGCACGGCCTGAATCCGCTGAAATTCTTCCGCGGCGCGGCGCCGGCGATGCAGGTCGGGTTCGTCGCTTCGTCCAGTTTCGCGGCGCTGCCGGTGTCGTTGCGCAGCGTCACCCACAACCACGGCGTCGACCGCGACTACGCCGCGTTCGCGGTGCCGCTGGGCGCCAGCATCAAGATGGACGGCTGCGGCGCGATCTATCCGGCGCTGGCGGCGGTGTTCATCGCCCAGTACGCCGGCATCGAGTTGTCGATGACGCAGTATCTGATTATCGTGCTGGCCTCGGTGTTGGGCAGTTTCGGCACGGCCGGCGTGCCCGGCACGGCGGTGATCATGGCTACGGTAGTGCTGAGCGCGGCGGGATTACCGTTGGAGGCCATCGGCTATTTGTATGCGATCGACCGCATACTCGACATGATGCGAACGATGACCAATGTGACGGGGCAGATGCTGGTGCCGGTGTTGGTGGCCAAGGAAACCGGCCTGCTGGACCGGGAGGTGTACGAGGCGGCGTCGAGCAACGTCGGCATCGCCGAGGGCGAGAAGGCGGAAGTGAAGGAGCCTGCGCGATGA
- a CDS encoding nuclear transport factor 2 family protein: MFIPISLAVAFATAPAAASASDVPADVVEPVRHYIQANARSDATGLAEAFHPAALMYWVDADGHVLSRTQADWRKRMAAPGDKPAFRQAIVAVDRSGDAAVVTVEGSLDGKPITDFMLVMKLGAQWRIVGKTFARAARPAHTDPGTVQALRDVVAAKLRSDISFRGDELLATQHPRSMFFNLDLGQLVAVSAQEWAARFEQRRREGSSLKPLKQEIGDVAAVGDVGYARWTVDWSSGNRITDYALFICENGRWRMINTAWVQHE; encoded by the coding sequence ATGTTCATTCCGATCTCTCTTGCTGTCGCCTTCGCGACCGCCCCCGCCGCCGCTTCTGCCAGCGATGTTCCCGCCGATGTGGTCGAGCCCGTTCGGCACTACATCCAGGCCAATGCGCGCAGCGACGCCACCGGGCTAGCCGAAGCCTTTCACCCCGCCGCACTGATGTACTGGGTGGACGCCGACGGCCACGTGCTCAGCCGCACCCAAGCCGATTGGCGCAAGCGCATGGCGGCGCCCGGCGACAAGCCGGCCTTCCGCCAGGCCATCGTCGCCGTCGATCGCAGCGGCGACGCAGCGGTGGTGACCGTGGAAGGCAGCCTCGACGGCAAGCCGATCACCGATTTCATGCTCGTGATGAAGCTCGGGGCGCAATGGCGCATCGTCGGCAAAACGTTCGCGCGCGCGGCGCGGCCGGCGCACACCGACCCGGGCACCGTGCAGGCCTTGCGCGACGTGGTCGCCGCGAAGCTGCGCAGCGATATCAGCTTCCGCGGCGACGAACTGCTCGCCACGCAACACCCGCGCAGCATGTTCTTCAACCTGGATCTCGGTCAGCTGGTGGCGGTCTCCGCGCAGGAATGGGCCGCACGTTTCGAGCAGAGGCGGCGCGAAGGTTCGTCGCTGAAGCCGCTCAAGCAGGAGATCGGCGACGTAGCCGCGGTCGGCGATGTCGGCTATGCGCGCTGGACCGTAGATTGGTCCAGTGGCAACCGTATTACCGATTACGCCCTTTTTATCTGCGAAAACGGCCGCTGGCGCATGATCAACACCGCCTGGGTGCAACACGAATAG
- a CDS encoding alkaline phosphatase, with amino-acid sequence MQRPRNPVPGRGHAMAAACLAALLAGCASNVREAGPGPASVRVDVPDIRRPDGENAAWWFRDGAAQAAERGAMRGRAKNVILFIGDGMSLTTVAAARILQGQRSGGPGENNRLSWERFPDTALSKTYNTDQQTPDSAGTMTAMITGVKTRAGVLSVDQSAARKGCAGALNAPLLSALELAESAGMATGIVTTARITHATPGAMYAHTPERNWEGDTELSEAARKEGCADIARQLIETPYGDGPEVAFGGGREYFMTVEQRDPEEDDKVGSRLDGRNLIGEWQAKHPDGAYVWNREQLAAASGKSPVFGLFEYDHLHFEYDRKDDPGEPSLAELTKAAIERLQSSPNGFFLMVEGGRIDHANHYGNAYRALTDTIAMSDAVQAATELTSDSDTLILVTADHSHTMTFAGYPRRGNPILGKVRGSSGEDDSAGSLATDGTGLPYTTLGYANGPGYTGASSSQPAGPKKFLHTGKEYEASEGRPNLTDVDTEDPDYLQESVLPLASETHGGEDVGIWARGPGSAAVRGSVEQNAIFHLMVQATPKLRARLCAAKLCNNDGVPVELPDPKDFLPR; translated from the coding sequence ATGCAACGACCCCGCAATCCCGTGCCCGGCCGTGGCCATGCCATGGCCGCCGCCTGTCTCGCCGCGCTGCTCGCGGGCTGCGCGTCCAACGTGCGCGAAGCCGGGCCCGGGCCCGCCTCGGTACGCGTGGACGTACCCGACATCCGGCGCCCGGACGGCGAAAACGCAGCCTGGTGGTTCCGCGACGGCGCCGCGCAGGCCGCCGAACGCGGCGCGATGCGCGGCCGCGCCAAGAACGTGATCCTGTTCATCGGCGACGGCATGAGCCTGACCACGGTCGCCGCGGCGCGCATCCTGCAGGGCCAGCGCAGCGGCGGCCCCGGCGAGAACAACCGGCTGAGTTGGGAACGCTTTCCCGATACCGCGCTCAGCAAGACCTACAACACCGATCAGCAGACGCCCGATTCGGCAGGGACGATGACCGCGATGATCACCGGCGTCAAAACCCGCGCCGGCGTGCTCAGCGTGGACCAGAGCGCCGCACGCAAGGGTTGCGCCGGCGCGCTGAACGCACCGCTGCTGAGCGCGCTGGAATTGGCCGAAAGCGCCGGCATGGCCACAGGCATCGTCACCACCGCGCGCATCACGCACGCCACCCCCGGCGCCATGTACGCGCACACGCCGGAAAGAAATTGGGAAGGCGACACCGAGTTGAGCGAGGCCGCGCGCAAGGAAGGCTGCGCCGACATCGCGCGGCAGCTGATCGAAACGCCGTACGGCGACGGACCCGAAGTCGCGTTCGGCGGTGGCCGCGAGTATTTCATGACGGTCGAACAGCGCGACCCGGAGGAAGACGACAAGGTCGGCAGCCGCCTCGACGGCCGCAATCTGATCGGCGAGTGGCAGGCCAAGCATCCCGACGGCGCGTACGTCTGGAACCGCGAGCAGTTGGCGGCGGCCAGCGGCAAATCGCCGGTGTTCGGCCTGTTCGAATACGACCATCTGCATTTCGAGTACGACCGCAAGGACGATCCGGGCGAACCCAGCCTGGCCGAGTTGACCAAGGCCGCGATCGAACGTTTGCAGTCGTCTCCGAACGGCTTCTTCCTGATGGTGGAAGGCGGCCGGATCGATCACGCCAACCATTACGGCAACGCCTACCGCGCACTGACCGACACGATCGCGATGTCCGACGCGGTCCAAGCCGCGACGGAACTCACTTCCGACAGCGACACGCTGATCCTGGTGACCGCCGATCATTCCCATACGATGACTTTCGCCGGCTATCCGCGCCGCGGCAACCCGATCCTGGGCAAGGTGCGCGGCAGCAGCGGCGAAGACGACAGCGCCGGTTCCCTGGCCACCGACGGTACCGGCCTGCCCTACACCACGCTCGGTTATGCGAACGGCCCGGGATACACCGGCGCGAGTTCTTCGCAGCCGGCCGGCCCGAAGAAATTCCTGCACACCGGCAAGGAGTACGAAGCTTCCGAAGGCCGCCCCAACCTGACCGACGTGGATACGGAAGACCCGGATTATCTGCAGGAATCGGTCCTGCCGTTGGCCAGCGAAACCCACGGCGGCGAAGACGTCGGCATCTGGGCCCGCGGCCCGGGCAGCGCGGCGGTGCGCGGCAGCGTGGAGCAGAACGCCATTTTCCACCTTATGGTGCAGGCGACGCCGAAACTGCGCGCACGTCTGTGCGCGGCCAAGCTGTGCAATAACGACGGCGTGCCGGTGGAATTGCCGGATCCGAAGGATTTCCTGCCGCGTTGA
- a CDS encoding CopD family protein, with protein MQAYLWTKTAHLVFVMAWMGGVFYLPRILVNIAEAGGEPAVRKRLVLMGRRLYRFGHIMFGLAVVLGLTLWLHFGMTGPWLHAKLALVLLMLTHYIVAGRWLKGVEAGKPLPSSKALRWFNEAPVLLLVGIVYLVLAKPF; from the coding sequence ATGCAAGCCTATCTGTGGACCAAGACCGCGCATCTGGTATTCGTGATGGCGTGGATGGGCGGCGTGTTCTATCTGCCGCGGATCCTGGTCAACATCGCCGAAGCCGGCGGCGAACCGGCCGTGCGAAAGCGCCTGGTGCTGATGGGGCGACGGCTGTACCGTTTCGGCCACATCATGTTCGGCCTGGCGGTCGTGTTGGGCCTGACGCTGTGGCTGCATTTCGGCATGACCGGGCCCTGGCTGCATGCGAAGCTGGCGCTGGTGCTGCTGATGCTGACGCACTACATCGTCGCCGGCCGTTGGCTCAAGGGCGTCGAGGCGGGAAAGCCGCTGCCGTCCTCGAAAGCGTTGCGCTGGTTCAACGAGGCGCCGGTGCTGTTGCTGGTGGGGATCGTCTATCTGGTGCTGGCCAAGCCGTTCTAG